The sequence below is a genomic window from Coffea arabica cultivar ET-39 chromosome 8e, Coffea Arabica ET-39 HiFi, whole genome shotgun sequence.
ACAGAAAGATGATCAGGAATATCCATTGACAACGCCCAATGCCAAGTGGTTAGAAGATGCAAGGTTATTCTACAATTAGGATAAAAGCATTGAATGAAGACATGATATAAAAAAATTGTGGCAGTAATTTCTAGCTTATGTTGATTAGCAACAAATTGTAAAAAGTGGTACAGCCAAAGCCATAGGAAAAAACCAACAAACAGATCACATTTATAGAGGATGTCAGGCTGGTgaagaattaaaagaaattgtGAGACGTGGTCAGGTTTCAAGGTCCTGTAACATATTTGATTCAAAGTTTGAGTTATAAGTTCCGACCAAAAAACATTTCttttaggaattaaaatatatttctgaTTCCTGTCACTGATGCTTATAGTTGCACGAAACATGAATTTTAATGTGAGAGATCTCTAACCAGTAACCCAGAGTTCAAAAAACCAGACTTACCAATGATCAGCAACTCCAGGAAAAGCAGAAGCCAGATATTGAAGAATTGCATGGCTGAAAAGAAGAGATCCCAATGAATAAAACTCATTTTGAAAAGCAGGTAAAGGAATCCTAGATCATAATGGGAGttaaaaaaaggaaatcaaTAAAAGAGAAACCGACAAAATAGAGAATATCACAGTCAGTAGCCCCTTCTGCTTCTTATACTTGCATCTTTGGGGAAACTAGGCCATGTAAAATGCAACAAGTAACCAACTCCTAAACTCTGAAATGCATTACTATCTAATAATGATTGATAAGCCTAAAGAAGTTGAGTTCTTACTCAAGAATCAAGATCATCGGCCGTCATGCTCCCCATGACAttcatccttttcttttggtGCATAGTTCATAGAATATAAATTTCTTAACCAGGGCCTAAAGGCAAAAACGTGGAATTGGAACTAGAACTAGAAGCATATCATCCTAAATCCATCTCATGGTGCATTCAATTAATATCACTCTATAATACTACCTCTCAAAGAGCTTAAATCTTCCGTCGACTATCGCTGGTACTTTCTTCATGGGATTGATTTCTGAAACAGCATCATAGCCAAACTTTAATATTAAACAAAAAcaataacaagaaaaaaaacaaacaatttTTGTCACTATGCACCATTTAAAGAAGATTTCTTGAGGGAAAACTAACCTGCAAATTCAGGAGTTAATTGCTGGCGTTTAGAAATGTCAACTTTAACTTCCTCAaagtctatcccatttaccCTTTACACATATAAGCCCCAGAACCAAGGAAAATCTAATTAAGAACAAGAAAAAGGGAGCAAGGCATTAGAAAAGTTGAATTTAGGGAGGCAATGAATAAATTTACCTGCAGAAGATGAGAACCGCACGTGACGGTTGAGACATACGATCTGCATacaatttcaacttcattttgctatagtttctttcttttctcacgCACTAACACACGCTGGTATATACACAGAGAACGTAATGAATGATGAGACAAAGTTTTGAACTTTGCTGGCTTTGTTTCTAGGAGAGGAACAGATAACCGGAGAGGAAGAAGTCAGCTGCACGGTGGAGTTAGAAAGGAGAATCTGGCAGATAAAGTGGGACCTCGTAGCACGAAGGGTATTGGGCCTGTAGAACGGTGGACGACAGAGCCGTCTGCAATTTGGGTCCTCAATTAATAGATGGGccttaagaaaaaaaatctaggCTGGGTCCAGCAGCACAATTATCCATCTCTGAACTATGAACAATCgtttaataacttttttttctcccattttCTAATCTCTCTCGCTTTCTCGTAGGATCTTTCCAAATCTCTGGTGACAAGCAACAATTGCACAATGCCTAACATTTTTTGATTGGTAATGAATTCGAAAAATGTTCTGTCTTTTCGGAATCAAtcttttttatcattttcccttttttttggaACCTTTTTGatctcttaaaaaaaatttgattggaTTTACGCGGTTATAATCATTAAACAATTTATGATAATTGATTATTCACTTGGGGTTAGAGAAATTCATTAAGGgtacgtttgataaaattgaaatgtgaaaattaAAATCTGAAATACAAAATTTGAAGTTTATCCTTTAAGCTATTGAATTATGAAGCACTAatggtgcgtttgataaaactgatatttcaaaactaaaatctgaaatttgaaaatcgaAGTCCGGATCCATTAATTTATGGCATTATTAAGGactaaatataatatatttaaatgataagtgaatagtttatcacttattttttagagcaagttttgattaaaaaattcagtaccacttaattattaatttagatgttctattttttgttatcaaatgcaTCTAGATTCATTAAGTTTAAGTATTAAATTGATTTATCAAATAAGAtttaaatttgatacatttgagtaAATATCACATAAATGACAAGTAAATAACTTATCACCTATTTTTGAGAGCaagttttatcaaaaaaatttaataccatttaattaattcagatatcctattttttgttatcaaacgcgTGTGAACATGTtaaaatctgaatctattaagtttaaatattaaattaaattgTCAAATAGGGCCtaaggttccgtttgataaagccgaatctgaattctgaattctgaaatctgaaatctaaatactgaaataatttaatttattgaattttaagcattgaaaagaaatatatgaatgtttgaattttaatgctgaacctatttatactgtttgataaacatttataactgaatacttaataagttaaatttaacaattttgcccttatatcttttcatccaaaaaaagaaatagaacctatgatttaattagcttaaaatttttaagtatgaaaataacaatatttatttttaaatcaaagtaatataaaagatgaaatatattatatgataaGTATAGAGAAtatgtgaaagtcattaaaaaaggtagaaaagagaaatagaaaatcattagatagagaatattaagttatttaattagataagaattttgaatataattaaTAAACAAGAGTAGATTTGGTAGAAAAGATAAGATAGCtaaagtaattctattgattcttatcagaattaagcattcagttaggattcttgtgctgaaaaaaatacacacaggttcagcactgcttaacaaattcagcaaatagattttcatttatcaaacactcaaaacatctgaatgtctgaaaaaattcagattcagcacttttttatgttatcaaacagaccctaagtGTAGGTTTTCTGGAGGtgttcttttattattattagaaatttttttgggGGTAAACATTCTAACTGTTGAAGGGTTGTAGTCCAATTTAGGCTTAATTTGCTATTAATCCCTAAAAACaagatgaaaaatgagctttcaaaaattcttCTTCCCAGATTATCCACAATCGCGCAATAATACTACACTTACAAGCTTCCCAGAGTCTGGAATTTAGTCTTTTATATACATGCGCCAGTGAAGCAATTTGCAAGTTGTGGGTAACATGAGAAAGTGTTCATGGCTTGAAGGGCATCTACCAACAAAACCAGCGCTGGACACGTAGGATCTCTAAACAATCATTTTCTCGTTCTTGAAATCACACATACAAAAGATTTCCCCAAAGACCTAACACAGATTTTATTCAATTAACATCTTTTGTCCAGCAACAAAACGTTAaaaaacaaaacataaaagaaGAAAGTAGTGTAACTCAAACTTACACAACGTTGCACGTAATGATATGATTGTTCAAGGTTTAAAGAACCTGGAAATCATAATGAGGGAACTAAACAGAGAGCTGCAATGCCGCATCTGTTGGATTTTAAGCAGACTATATATCAGTCAATTTGCCTCATCACTCATCAGACTCCATCTCCTTTAGTTTGTCTTTCACTTGAAATAGGACGCCATGAATTTCATCAAAGTAAGGTTGCGTTGCGTTCCTTGTGTCATCCATCCACTTCCGAACTTTCTCATGTGGGTCTAATAATCGTTTACGATCCTTCTCATCCAAGGCCTATATTCCACAATGAAGTTGTAATCAATTACATCTAGCTGTTCATAAAAACCTTTGCATATTATATGGACAAGATGGTACTCTCCGTACCCCATTACTGAACACTTGATTCTATACACGGTTATTGTTCTTTGAAAGTTTCAAGTTATCATGTAGCAGAACTCTTGATACAAATGATATTAAATgctatctcaaaaaaaaaaaaaaaaaaaatctctgcagtttggattagctgtttttgggagtgtttttaaaaaattttattatagtagaatttttagagtatattttggaatattttcagaaaatatattggaatatttaagagcaggagagtttttaaaatattttttagaatattttttaaacattaaaaaaaatttagactactttttagagtaccttttaaaaatttttatagtatttgaaaaactagttttttaaaaaatgaaggatCCAAACATAAATGTTTCAGGATATTTGGATAACTAAAAAGTTTGGCGAAACTGAGGAGACAATGTTAATAGGTTATGGAAGTATTTAGGTTATGGAAGTATTTAGGTTATGTTAATAGGCTATGGAAGTATTTAGGTTTTCAGTCGGAATCCTCTATAATGTCTTTTTTCTCAAGTTAAGTTGATAAAGAAATTCATATAATATAGTAAATAACAGAGTGCAAATGAGGAGATGAAGAAGACATTCTGTATCTCTTTACCTCAAGTTGCATAGTTTCACAGACCAAACTCAGGTCTGCAATAGAAGGTTTGGAATTTCCCAGCAGAAATTGTCCTTCCTCCTTGAGCCAAACGGACTCGATCTTTGCAAGAGAAGCTGAGAGCACTTTTTCACAATCAGCTGCTGCTCGTAAATCCAAAGGCCTACCAGAAAGACGTGCCAGTTTGCTATGGAAGACTAATCCAGCTGTAACAAAAATAAGCGCATGCATCAAGGAGTACAACATTAATATTGATGATAACGTATCATTATAAGCAAAATACTGAAAAAGAGACAAATCCCAATTCTCTTGATAATGGAAGACAAACCCATAATGTATGGCTAGAGCAGTAATAATTTAATAGAGAGCCAAAACTTAAGATTGGCACCTGAACCATGTCGTAGATTGGCGTGATGCCAGTCTAAAACTGAGTCGATCTCAGCTCGTTTGAACAGGTCTGCTGGGTACCTTTTCGGTATGAAGAAGCACAAGTGATCAAAAGAGGGACGATCGAGTATCAGTTGTTGATTTAATTCCAAATATTCACTTAGCTTTTGTACGATGCAGGTTCAGTCTAGGATTGGGTCTGATACTTTAGAAGCCATTTTCAATATTTGACCCACATAACCATATGAAACGGTTAATTTCAGGATTTAGTCACATTGAATATTCTCATAATTAAACATCAAGAGATAACAGGAAAGAAGTTCGATTATGAGCCGTTCATATATTTATTAGAAACTAATGTGTGCTTTCTTTATAACTGATGCTTTACGTTTTATAACAAAAAGTTTATTATTAACCATCATGTACACTTGGGAGACTCACCAATGATCTGCAACTCCAGGAAATGCACCAGCCAGAAACCGTAGAATTGCATGACTGCGAAAGATCACATTATAAAAAGTTTGGAAGAGAAATTTACTTCTATGGAAAGCAGATTTAGAAATGACCTCGCCAAGATGAAACTGGGAACGAGCCCGATATTAGGCTGCAGCTCGTATTGCTCTGACTGGACTTaaacttttttgttttgatcttttgaagACCAATCTAGGATTTTGAAGATTTACCCTTTTGctgctactttttttttttttcttttctttttcgaaACTAGTCATAA
It includes:
- the LOC113703637 gene encoding glutathione S-transferase T1-like; amino-acid sequence: MKLKLFVDRLSQPCRAILIFCKMNKIEFVEVRIELSKGEQLSPEFKEINPMQKVPAMKVDERFRLFESHAILRFLAGAFPGVADHWYPADLFKRAEIDSVLDWHHANLRHGSAGLVFHSKLARLSGRPLDLRAAADCEKVLSASLAKIESVWLKEEGQFLLGNSKPSIADLSLVCETMQLEALDEKDRKRLLDPHEKVRKWMDDTRNATQPYFDEIHGVLFQVKDKLKEMESDE